The Gordonia terrae genome contains the following window.
CCCCGCGGGCGACCTGGTGGGTACCGATCTACGGGCTGTCGTCGCTCGGGCTGGCCGCGATCCCGCTCATCTCCCTCGCATCCGGCCTGGCGGTGATCGGGGCCTGGGCACTGACCGCGGACCGGTTGCGCGACGCCGGGATTCGCGCGCTGATCCTGCTTCCCGCAGCGACGATCACGAGCCTCTTCGTGTTCGCGGCGATCACCGCGGGCCTGGTCCGGCTCGCCGCGATCGGCCTGCACACCGGGTACCACCCGGTTCGTTCGCGTGTCGGCTGGCAGGTCTGGATCACCGAGCGCCTCCTCGACGCCGCGCGCACGTACCTGTTCCCGCTGTACGCGAGTCTGCTGACCCCGACCTGGTTCCGCGTCCTCGGCGCGAAGGTCGGTGTGGGGACCGAGATCTCCACCGCGCTCGTGCTCCCCCGGTTCACCACCATCGGCGACGGCGCGTTCCTCGCCGACGACACGATGGTCGCGTCGTACGAACTCGGCGGCGGCTGGCTGCACATCGACGAGGCGAAGATCGGCAAGAGGTCCTTCCTCGGCAACTCCGGTATGACCGGTCCCGGCCGCAAGGTCCCCAAGAACGGGCTGGTGGCGGTGTTGTCGGCAACGCCCGATCGGGCGAAATCGGGGTCGAGCTGGCTCGGCAGCCCGCCGGTGCGCCTGCGCCGGACCGCGGCCCAGATCGACACCTCGCGCACCTTCGACCCGCCGGCCACCCTGAAGATCGCCCGCTCACTCATCGAGACGCTGCGCCTGGTGCCCGTCATGGTGTCGTTCGGGCTGGGCGTCGGGCTGCTGCTCGCGCTGCAGTACGTCGCGGTACACGTGCACTACGGGGTCGCGGCCCTGGTGAGCGGCCTGCTCCTGCTCGTCGTCGGCGCGATCGCCTGCATCACCGCCGCCGCGGCCAAATGGCTGGTCGTCGGCCGCATCACAGTGAGCGAGCACCCGCTGTGGAGTTCGTTCGTCTGGCGCAACGAACTGTCCGACGCGTTCGTCGAGACCGTTGCGGCCCCCTGGTTCGCCAACGCCGCGACCGGCACGCCGATCCTCAACCTGTGGCTGCGGATGCTCGGTGCCAAGATCGGCCGGGGCGTCTGGTGCGAGACCTACTGGCTCCCCGAAGCCGACCTGGTCACGCTCGGCGACGGCGCGACCGTGCAACGCGGCTGCGTGGTCCAGACGCATCTGTTCCACGACCGTGTGATGGCCATCGACCGCGTCACGCTCGGGGCCGGGGCGACCCTCGGCCCGCACTGCGTCGCGCTGCCCGCATCCGGACTCGGCGACTCGGCGACCGTCGGGCCGGCGTCGCTGGTCATGCGCGGAGATGTGGTCCCGGCTCACACCCGCTGGCAGGGAAATCCCATCGCTCCCTGGCCCCGCTGATCCGAAAGAACCACATAACTAGTTCCTGCTCCGAAAGAACCACACACACCCACTGCTCCCTGAGGTGCGAGGAGCGCCGGCGCCGGCTGACCCACTGCTCCCTCAGGTGCGAGGAGCGATGGCGACGAGCCACGAAGACATCCCAGGGGTCCAAGGTGTCAAGCGGCGAGGTGTGTGCGGTGGTTCCATGCGGTGTGTTCGTTGTAGGGGGTGCGGTGGGTGAGGCAGCCGTGGAGGATGCCGATGAGCCGGTTGGCGACCGCGCGTAGTGCTTGGGTGTGGGACTTCTTCTGATCGCGGAGGCTGTCGTAGTAGACGCGGGCGCCGGGGCTACCGGTCAGAGCGCTTTGCGCCATGCACAGTGCGGCGGCGTTGAGTCGGGTGTTGCGGATGTGGCGGGCCAACACGACGTGCCCTTTGCCTGAGGCGATGGTGCGTGGTGAGGTGCCGGCATAGTTTCTGCGAGACTTGGCGGTGGCATAGCGTTCGGGGTCATCCCCGAACTCGCCGAGCATCCGGGCGCCGGTGATGTCACCGACTCCGGGCATGGACAGGTAGATCTCGGCGTCCGGATGCGCTCTAAAAGACTGGGCCATAGTGGTTTCCAGTTGGATGATCTGGGTGTTGAGAGCGGCCAGCATTTCCACGGTCGCTGTCACGGTCGCCGCGTAGGCGGCGGTGAGTGCCTCGGGTGCGCCCAGATGGCCGCCACCGCGTAGGGCGTGCTGGATGTCGCGGGCACGGGTATCGGTATTGCGTTGTCGGCCACCCTTTTTCAGGGCCGAGCGGATCGCCGCGACCGATAGTGCCGCACCCTGTCGTGGGGTGGGAGCGCGACGCAACACCGCCAGACAGTCTTTGTGGGCGAGGTCGCCGCCGAAGGCATCGACCGCGGCCGGGTAGTAGGCGCCCAGTTGGGAGCGCAACACATTCTGTTGCGCTGAACGCGCCCACACCAGGTTCTGGTGCGTGCGGGCCATCACCGTGATCGCGTCCGCGGCGACGGTATCGGCGGCGACGAGCCGATGGTTGTGCCGGTCGGTACGCACCAGATCAGCCAGCGTTTTCGCGTCAGCCTTATCGGATTTGGTGCCCCCGACATGGTGGCGGTCGCGGTACCGCGATACCGACAACGGGTTGATCGCGTACACCTGATAGCCCGCGGCGACCAGGGCGGTGACCCACATGCCGTGATCGGTTTCGATCCCGATCACTACCTCGCCAGGCTCTTGGGCATACCGGGCGATCAGTTCATGCATGGTGGTGGCGCCGGCCGCGTTCTCGGGTATTCGGCGGGTGGCCAGGGTGGTGCCGTGTTCATCCATCACGCACACATCGTGATGATCTGATGCCCAGTCGTTGCCCACAAAGATCATGACACTCGTTCACCTCGTCTTCGGTCGTCTCGACGATCTGGTGTGAACCTTTGGGTGATCACCCTGACGCGGCCTAATGGATCAGTGCTCACCCACACGTTCAAGGGGGCACGACATCCCAGAAGCGTTCCAGCGGGTGATCCTCGCCCGGCCGGGCCACGGTCTTCGTGTAGAAATCCGACACCGTTTCAGGGCCTGGCAGTGGTCACCGACCGGGAAGGCTCACACGACCAGCATCCCCTCTAACAGGAAGCCGATCCACCCCCATTAGGGCCTGGTGAGACACCTCGCCAGACCCTTCGTGGCTCGCTTCGCTCGCACCTCAGGGAGCAGAT
Protein-coding sequences here:
- a CDS encoding IS110 family transposase; protein product: MIFVGNDWASDHHDVCVMDEHGTTLATRRIPENAAGATTMHELIARYAQEPGEVVIGIETDHGMWVTALVAAGYQVYAINPLSVSRYRDRHHVGGTKSDKADAKTLADLVRTDRHNHRLVAADTVAADAITVMARTHQNLVWARSAQQNVLRSQLGAYYPAAVDAFGGDLAHKDCLAVLRRAPTPRQGAALSVAAIRSALKKGGRQRNTDTRARDIQHALRGGGHLGAPEALTAAYAATVTATVEMLAALNTQIIQLETTMAQSFRAHPDAEIYLSMPGVGDITGARMLGEFGDDPERYATAKSRRNYAGTSPRTIASGKGHVVLARHIRNTRLNAAALCMAQSALTGSPGARVYYDSLRDQKKSHTQALRAVANRLIGILHGCLTHRTPYNEHTAWNHRTHLAA